The Thermotoga caldifontis AZM44c09 genomic interval ACCACCTCTCAGTGCCTGGTAAACCCTCTTGGTGAGCTTTATGACCCTGACATGGTCGATTTTCGATGGGCACACGTACGCGCACACACCACACTCTATGCAGGCCATCAGGCCTTCCTCGACCGCCTGATCGTACTTCTTCTTGTTGCCGAGCAGATACAGCAGATAAGGCTGCAATCCCATCGGGCACGAAACGACGCACTTCGTGCACCTGATGCACGGCTTTTTGATCGGTTCCTTCTCGTGGGCGAGCACGGTGATGCCGGACGTGCCCTTGAGGATCGGGATGTCGAGTCTGTTCACCGCGATGCCCGTCATGGGACCGCCCATGATCAGTTTCTCGGCGTCTTCCTTCATGCCACCCGCGAAGTCCACGAGCTGCTGGATCGTTGTACCGACACGTGCGACCACGTTCATCGGATTGTTTATCGCTTCACCGGTTATCGTCAACGCACGCTCGATCAGCGGTTTCCTGTCAACGACCGCTTCCTTTATCGCGATGACGGTTTGAACGTTCTGCACGACCACTCCAACGTCCATGGGTAGTCCTCCGACCGGCACCTTTCTCTGCGTGATCGCGTAGATGAGCTGTTTTTCCGCTCCCTGGGGGTACTTGGTTTTCAGCAGGACCACTTCCACGTCGCTGTCGGCGCAGACCTTCTTCAAATGTTCGTACGCGTCCATCTTGTTCGATTCGACCCCGATGTAAGCCTTCTTGGCGTTGAGGATCTTCTTGACTATCTTCACACCGAGCACAAGATCTTCGGCCCTCTCGAGCATGAGCCTGTGATCTACCGTCAGGTATGGTTCGCACTCGGCTCCGTTCACGATGAAGGTATCTATCGTCTTTCCAGCGGGCGGATTGAGCTTGATGTGCGTTGGGAACATCGCTCCTCCCAGCCCAACTATTCCCGCCTTTTTAACGATCTCCAGGAGCTGTTCTCTGCTGAGCGTTTCCCAGTCTGAGTGCTCGAGAAGTTGCCACTGATCCTCGTCGGTCCTTTCGATCACGACGACCTCCATGGGCCTACCCTGCACGGGATGATAGAGTTTATCTATCTTTCTCACCACGCCAGTCACGGGCGAATGCAGGTACGCAGAAACGAAACCTCCAGGTTCGCCTATCACCTGTCCCGTTTTCACAACATCTCCTTCCTTAACGATGGGCTTCGCGGGAGCCCCGGCGTGGTTCGACAAAAACACATAAACAAATTGCGGTGGATCCATCCTCACGATGGCTCTGTCTTTCGCCAGTTCTTTCTTCTCAGGAGGATGGGTTCCACCCTTGAACGTTAAAAGCTTCATCATATCACCTCCAGCGAGTTCAGCATTCCTTCACTGTGCACGTTGTAAAGAGGCCCTGATGGATTCTCGTTGTAATAAGGCCTGGTACAGCCCGGACAACCACTCGTCATGAAGGCCCTGTTGAAATCGTCTGGCAGAGTCCTGAAACCTCTGATGGAATCGTTCTCGAACTCGATCAGATTTTCGAGTCCTCTGTACACCAAGAAGCGCGCCAGCTGAACCTTTCTGTACCTTTCGAGAGAGGGCCTCGGATGGTTCTCAAGAGGGGTACCTTTCAGGGGGATGAAAGCGAACAGCGCGGTTTCGACACAGATGTCTCTCAGCCAGAGCATCGTTTCGAACAGTTCCCTGTCGCTCTCACCGAGACCAACGATGAGGTGCGTGGTGATCCTTCCAGGATGATTCTTTGCCAGCTGTTGTATCACCCGTTTGAGTTCTCGAAGGCTCCCACCTCTGTACTTTCTGAACAGTTCCTCGTTCACCACATCTATCGCTATTCCGATCCTGTCGACACCGCTTTCGAACAATTTTTCACCGAATTCGACATTCGTCACGCGAACGGAAACCGACACGGCTTTTCTCGAATTTTTCAGCCGTTCGATGAGTTCGAGCAGGTCCATTTCGAAACCTTTGTAAGAAACGACCTGAACACACACCCTCTCAAAATCGCTACGACTCAGTCTTTCGAAAAAAACGTGCTGATCCTCCACTTCGGGCCAGAGAACTCTGCTGAGGAAGGGAGATCTTCCAACAGTCGAGGCGTGTGTACAGTAACCACAGTTGAACTGGCACACACCATCGAGCATCAGGTACGCCGTTTTCATGGGTCCAGAGGGACCTTTCCTCAAACCAAGTTTGTACAGCGTCCCCGCAGACGATCTCAGCTTCAACGTGGCTCACCTTCGTACTCGTATCCAAAAACACGATCAGCGATCCTCAACACAATCTTACCATCACGCAGAGTCAATTCAAAACCGTTGAGTACCTCGGGCTGTCCACAGCCTGCCAGATCTCTCACCATCACGTTCGTGACCGTCCGATGCGCCAAATCTGAGAGGTACAATTTATCCACAACGGACCTCTGATTCTTCGTCCAGGCAAAAACCACCAGTGCCACGATCGAGACAACACACATCCCCACTACGGCGTCGAGCAGAACGAAGCCTCTTCTGTGTTTCATATCAGGAAGAAATACGATGCGATCAGTAGAATTCCGATTATCAGAAGCGTTATCAGGAACGCTATGAGGAAATCTCCGCTGCCGACCTTCGTCGGCGAGGACACCTTCACCTCCGCTCTGGAAGTCTGCGAAGGTTGCTGAGAAACCATCTCGTTCAGTTTCTGTTCCCAGTTCTGCTGGACGTTCGCCATGGAAGAAACTTTTTCCTGAAATCTCGAGTAATCCGCCATGACCTTTATCGACTTCGGCACCAGGCCCTTTCCGATCAGTCCTTCTCCAAGATCGACTTTTATCAGGTAGTATTCACCTTTCTTGCCCTTGACGAGTTCTTTCCCAATGAGCGCACCAGACAGGGGAACGACGCCTTTCGTCTGCGAAAAATGTTTTGGGTACATCTGTTTCAACTTCTCAAGCTTTTCCTTGTCCTTCACGCTCAATATCAGGAAGAACACGGTATCTCCCAGATCGAACTCGGAAAGGGGCTTGCCGAGGACTGGATCCACCAGAGGAAAAACCTCAGGATAATCGGCCAGATCGGGACGCGTCATCAACTGACCGAGCCCTTCAGCCTCGAAATCTTCCCACAGTTGCATGTAGCTTTCGGCAGAAATGTCCTCGTAGCTCACCTGCTTGAAAAAGGCATCGACTTCGATCTTCGGTGCCCAGTCTTTGAACAGTTCCTGAACGATGTAACGGACGAGTTCCTCATCGTTGTCCCTCACGGCCGCGGTGAGCTCCGCACCCAACAGCTGTGGGCCTCGCATGTTGATGGTGCTCCTCAAATGGCTGAGCAGCTCCCTGGACATGTCCTCGGTCTCTGGATACTGCGAGAAGAATCTGTTCTTCTGCTGCGCGAAGGCCTTCATGAACGAACTGTAGTCGGCGTTCAGATCCAAAACGATCTGATTGAGCAGTCTCGTGGGAACGACGAACACGTCGTACTCGGGCGCGTCGTTGCTCTTACCGAAGAAATATCCAACGCCGAATTCGGCCGTTACCCTGCTCTTCAATCTGTAGGTCACGAAGTAAAAGTCCAGAACCGATCACTCCCTGTGGAGGACGAACCCGCCCGAGGGGAGTTCCTTCGAGGTGAAGTCCTGCTCCGTCACACCCACACCCACGACGCAGTTCTTTCCGATGCGCGTATTTTCAGGAATTCTTGAATACATACCTATCACGGTGATCAGGCCCGTGTAGACTTCCGGGTCCAGACTGCTGGGCGCGTCTTCTCCCACACCGATCTGCACGTTGTCAGCGATGATCACCCTCTCGGCTACGATGCTGTTCTCTATGAAGCAGTTTCTCCCGACGATCGTGCCGGTCATGACCACGCTATTTTTGATGACGCTCCCTTCTCCAACGTGAACACCCTGGAACAGCACGCTGTTCTCGACGGTTCCGTGTATCTCACACCCTTCGCTGATGATGGAGTTGGAGATCTTGGACTCCGGCGCGCAGTAAGCGGGTGGCATCTCTTCGGTCTGCGTGTAGAACCTCCAGTGTCTGTCGTAAAGGTTCAACGGGGGCAGAGGCCTTGTGAGCTCGAGGTTGCTCTCCCAGTACGATCTGATCGTTCCCACATCGCGCCAGTAACCGCTGAATCTGAATGCGAAGATGCGCCTGCCTTCTCTGATCATCCTTGGGATGACGTCCTTGCCGAAATCGTGTGAACTGTTCTCGTCCTGAGCGTCCTTCATGAGGTACTCTCTCAAGAAAGACCAGTTGAAAACGTAGATACCGAGCGACGCCAGGTTGGACCTCGGTCTGGCGGGTTTTTCCTCGAAGTCCACGATGCGAGATTCCACGTCCGTCACCATGATCCCAAACCTGCTCGCTTCGTCCAAGGGAACTTCCATGCAGGCGATGGTCCCTTCGGCGTTCTTGAGTATGTGAAAATCGAGCATGTCGTTGTAATCCATCGCGTACACGTGGTCTCCTGAAAGTATCAGCACCCTTTCTGGATTCACCTCATCCACGAACTCGATGTTCTGATAGACCGCATCGGCCGTTCCCCTGTACCATCCCGCAACCCCACCGAGGTAAGGCTGAAGAACGAACAGCCCACCCTTCTTCCTGTCCAGATCCCACGGCCTGCCGATACCGATGTGGTTGATCAGAAGGTGTGGTCTGTACTGCGTCAGCACCCCGACGTGGTATATTCCCGAATTGACGCAGTTGCTCAGTGTGAAGTCTATGAGCCTGTACTTTCCTCCGAAAGGTACCGCCGGCTTCGCGATCTTCTCCGTTAGTACACCAAGCCTTTTTCCGTGACCACCCGCAAGGATCAGCGCCAGCACGCGTCTCACACGAACCACCTCATAAGACTGCCCTCTTTTCCATAACGACCAGTTTTTCTTTTCCAACGAGCCTTCCTTGCTGTCTGATCAGCACTTCCTTGTCTAAAATCGCGTTCTTCACCACGGCACCCTCTTCGATCACCGTGTCCTGCATCACTACAGCGTTTTCCACAACAGCCCCGGCTTTGACTATCACTCCTCTGAAAAGAACGGAGTTTTCCACATGACCGTTGACGATGCAACCGTCCGAGATGATGCTGTTCTTTATGACGGCGCTGGAACCGATCTTCGGTGGTGGCAAATCTTTCAGCTTCGTGTAGACCTTGCCGTACTTGTAGAAGAGTTCCTCTCTGATTTCCTTCTTCAGTGCGTCCATGTTTATCCTGAAGTACTCGTCGATACCCTTCTTCACGTTCCTCCAGTAACCTTCGAAAACGTAACCGTGAACCTTCAGTCTGCCGAGCTGCGATACGATTATGTTGAGCAGATCGTTCTCACCCTTCGTCACGTAGTTGTAGAGCAGCTCCATCAGGAGGTACTTGTTCATGAAGTAGATGCCCAGAAAGGCCAGATTGCCCTTAGGACGTTGAGGTTTTTCTTCTATCGAGACGATCCTGTGCCCTTCCATCTGAACGATGCCGTACTGAGTCAGATCGTAAGTTTCATCCAGGTACTTCACCAGGAGTGTGATGTCCGCACCGGTCGAGAAGTGGAAGTTGAAGACCTGCGTGAAATCTATTTTGTATATGTGGTCTCCCGAGCCGATGAGCACGTAATCTTCCTCTCCACGCCTCAGTATCGTCATGTTCTGGAAGATGGCGTCGGCCGTGCCCTTGTACCAGTACGAACCTTCCGCGCTCACGTAAGGTTGAAGGATGAAGAGTCCGCCGTTCTTCCTGTCCAGGTCCCACTCCTTACCGGAGCCAAGGTGGTCCATCAAACTCCTTGGGTTGTACTGCGTCAGAACGCCAACCTTTCTGATGCCCGCGTTGACCATGTTGCTCAGCGTGAAATCGATGGCGCGGTACTTTCCGAACACCGGTAGCGCGGCGCTCGCACGCTTCGAAACGAGTGGACCTAAGGATTCGCTGTGCCCGCCCGCCAGGATCAAACCGAGGACTCTCAAAAACACCCCTCCGCGATTATTCTACCACCACGATGCTACAATCTTCTGGGAGGACGCAGCATGTGGTATCCAGGTCACATGGCTAAGGCGTCGAAACAACTGTCTAAAATCGTCAAACTCGTCGATGTGGTCATAGAGCTGCTCGATGCCCGGGCGCCTGTGGCCACCCGATCTTACAGCAGAGCGCCCTTCAAAGCGAAGAAGAACCTGATATTCCTCGGCAAATCTGACCTGGCAGACGCGAAGACGACCGAGCTGTGGAGACAGCACTTTCAGAGCCAGAAAGAGGCCGTCTTCGTGTTCGACAAAGACACGGACAGAAAGAAAGTGATAGATTTTCTCGCGAAACACGTGGATCGAGGTTCGCTCCTGGTCGTCGTCGGTGTGCCAAACGTGGGAAAATCGACTCTGATAAACAAACTCAAGGGCAAGCGTTCGGCCCAGGTGGGTGCCGTGCCCGGCATCACGAGATCTCTACAGTGGTTCTCCGTGGAGGGCCTGTTCAGAGTGCTGGACACGCCGGGTCTGCTCTTACCGGAACTCTGGAGCGTCGAGCTGGGTGCGAAACTGCTTCTGATCGGGAGCCTCACCGTCGAAATGGTGGATGAGAAGGTCTTGCAACGCGCGTTTCAGATATACTCAACCGTTGCGGGCATCGAAGATCATGATCTCAACAGCTTTCTGGAGAAGTACGCACTCGAAAAGGGCATGCTGCTGAAAGGCGGCGCACCCGATTTAGACAGGGCGAAAGTCAATTTCTTCAACAGCATCGCGCAGGCAAAATTTGGAAAGATAAGTTTCGAAACTCCGCAGGAGGTGGATCAAGATAAAGGCGATAGTCTATCTTCCGCTCAAACCTGACCGTGCGAAACAGCTGAACCTTCCCATAAAGCTGCCGGTTCTCGCCGAGGACCTGCCTTCGATCGTGGATCAGGATCGGATACCGCTGGACGTGATCGTTCGCGGACTCGAGGCGCAGTACAGCGTCTCGAAGGATCCGTACTACGAATCTTACCTGCTCTACTTCTACTACGAAAAAGTGAAAGCCGCCCTGAACGTGGACGATCTGGACACAGCGAACGACTACGTCGAGCGGGCTGGGAAGATCTCGAAGGATTACAGGTACGACTTCTTCAAAGGATTGATCTACGTCAAGAGACAGGAGTTCGAGATGGCGGAGATCTGTCTGAGATCGTGCATTTCGAGGAATCCAAACTTCGCGCTGGCACACTACGAACTCGGGAACATCCTGCGTGCCAGAAAAGAATTCGAAGACGCCATAGAAGAGTACCAGAAGGCTTACGAACTCGACCAGCAGTTCCTCCTGCCCGTCGTGAGGATAGGCGATTGTTATTTAGAGATGGGAGAAACGAGGATCGCGTGCGATTTCTACCAGGTTGCCGCGCAGAAGGACCCAAATTTCCACCTCGCGCACGCAAGGCTGGGCGTCGCGTGTAACATGCTGCAGAAATACTCCATGGCGGAGAAAGCGCTCAAGAGGGCTCTGGAGCTGAACGGTGAGGATCTGGAAAGCGCCTTCAACCTCACTCACACGCTCTCGAGGCTCGGAAAGCACTTCGAAGCATTGCAGATCTTCAAAAAGCTGATCGAGAAAAACCCCGAAGATCCTGTGCTGCTCAACGAGTACGCGCTGTGTCTCAGACGGCTCGGCTTCTACGAAGAAGCTAAAGAACAGATAGACAGAGCGTGCAAGTTGAGCGACGAGGCCTTCATCCATTACAACAGGGCACTGCTCACACTCTTCGTCGACAGAAAGAGGGCCATCGAACTGCTCGAGAACGTGCCGGAACAGTTCAAGACCAAGGCCCACGAGCTGATCGACTTTCTGAAGCTCTGGAAAGGCAGATTGAAGCCTTCGGCGTGCGTTGAAGAGATGGTTTCGAAGATCGAAAAGTGTATCGTTCGAGGAGAACTGAACCTTCAGAGGCTCGCGTTCGTTTTTCCAGACAGCGAGAGATCGAGAATGATAAAGCAGGGCCTTTTGACCATGCAGGACGAGCAGATCGACGATGCAAACTGGATGAAATTCCTGCTCGCCGTTGCTCTGGCGAGCAGTGAAGATCCCGTTCAGATGGAGAAGAACGTCACTATGGCGGTGGTCGCATTCTGTCCGAGTGGCATCATGCTCGCCGTCGCGATAGCTCTGATAAGGCTTTTGATGCACGTGAGAGTTCATGCGGGATTCGATCTGGAATCTTACATCGACGATGTGGTGCACGATCTTCAGGAGTACCACTGGGAGTTCGCGAGGAAGGTCTCCCAGATCGAAGATGAAACCTTCTCTCTCGAAGAGATAGAGAACGGAGACTTCACGACGGCGAGTGAACTGTTCCTCACGCTGCTTAAGGTTCTCTCGACGGATCCAACCCTCGATGAGGTGATTGCAATGAAGGATGAAAATCTGAAATGTCTTTCTACCAGCGTTCTGGAGGTGATAAGGTGTACGACAGACAGCAGCTTCTGAGTGAGCTGGTTCAGACTGCGAACAGCAAGATCGTTCTGCTGGTCATGGACGGTGTGGGAGACATCCCGGCAGAGAACGGTAAGACGCCGTTGCAGGCCGCGAGAAAACCGAACCTGGACAGGCTCGCGAAGGAATCGGACCTCGGTCAGACGATCCCCGTGATGCACGGCATCACCCCGGGGAGTGGTCCGGGACACCTCGCGCTGTTCGGTTACGATCCTGTGAAATACCAGATCGGTCGCGGCATACTCGAAGCGCTCGGTTCGGACGTGCCGGTGGATGAGAAGGACGTCGTAGCGAGGGCGAACTTCGCCACGATCAGGGAAAACGTCGTCGTCGATCGCAGGGCGGGCAGGCCCTCGACGGAAGAAAGCTCCAAAGTCGTTGAAAAGCTTGCCAAAGCGATCCAGTCCATCGAAGATGTGAAGATCTCGTTCTATCCTGGAAAAGAGCACAGGTTCGTGGTGAAGCTCACGGGCGAAGGACTGGACGACAGACTGAGCGATGCGGATCCACAGAAAGAGGGAAAACCCTTCGTCTACACGCAGGCTTTGGTGAAGGAAGCGGAGAAAACTGCGCGCATAGTGAACAAATTGCTCGACGAGATAAGAAAGGTACTCTCGGACGAGCCGAAGATGAACTGCGCCCTCATGAGGGGATTTTCGAAGTATCCAAAGCTTCCGCAATTTCCAGAAATCTACAAGCTGAAGGCTGCCGCGATCGCCACGTACCCCATGTACAGAGGCATAGCGAAGCTCATCGGGATGCAGATCGTTCAGACGGGCAACACCGTGAAGGAAGAGTTCGAGACTCTGAAACAGGTGTGGAACGACTACGATTTCTTCTACGTGCACGTTAAGAAGACAGACTCCTACGGAGAGGACGGTAACTACGAAGGCAAGGTGCACGTCATCGAAGAGGTCGATGAGGCCTTACCGACACTGCTGGAGCTGAAGCCGGACGTGCTCGTCGTCACGGGCGATCATTCCACTCCGGTGGCCCTGAAGGCGCACAGCTGGCATCCCGTACCACTGATGATCCACTCGAGGTACACGAGGAAAGGGCTGAGCAACGCGTTCGATGAATTCGAGTGCGCCAGGGGGAGTCTGGGAACGATCTACGCCGTCGACGTGATGGGACTGGTACTCGCTCACGCGCTCAGGCTTGAAAAATTCGGCGCATGAAATTCTTCTGGCTCACAGCGTTCGTCGGTTTGTCGACTGGGGTGATCCTCTCCCCAGTCTTTCCTTTAACCCTTCTGGCATCCTTGCTGTTGTTCTTCAAGAAGAGGTACCTGATCGCCTTCGTCGTCTTCTTCTGTCTTGGAAATTTTCTCGCATCGGTACAGAGAATCAGTGGATCTTGCGAGATCGTGGGCTACGCCACGGTGGAAAGGTCGAACCACGTGATCGCCACGAACGTCAAGGTCTTCTCGAACGGTGGATGGGAAAGAATTCTGCACAGTGTGAAAATCTACAGCGAAGACATTCAAGCAGGTGAGAAGTTCTACGCTTTTGGAAATCTCAGTTTTCAGTTCGCCTATCCCGCGTTGACGATGAAGGCAGACTTCGCTTCATCGACGAGGTACGGAAACGAAGGTTTCGAGAAGCTCCATTCGAAGCTGATCGATTTCAAAAGGAGGATCGTCGATTTCTTCCGCAAGAACGTTCCAGACTACGCCGAACAACTCTCCACGCTCGTCTTCTCGGATCCTTCCTTCGATGCGTCCCAGGCCGAGAGAGTGAGGAAGAGTGGCCTGGCACACCTGTTCGCAGTTTCCGGACTGCACGTTGGGATCGTTTACACATTGTTCGACTTACTCGTATCGCTCTTCACCCACAACCTCTTCGTGCGGAGACCTCTGTCCACCCTGCTGACCTTCACGTTCGCACTCATGACGGGACCTTCTCCATCGGCGCTCAGGGCCGCGACGATGCTCGCGGTGTGGAACCTCTTCAGGTCGATCGATTATCCCATAGAACCGCTGAACCTGCTCGGCCTGGTTGCGACGATGAACCTTCTGTTCGAGCCTTTCGTGGTTCTGTCTCCATCTTTTCTGATGAGTTATTCGGCCGCCGCAACCCTCGTCGCGATCCAGGAAAGGTTGAGAAATCTGCACGGTGCGATCAAGAATCTTCTGATCTCTCTGTTCGCCTTTGCGGGCGTGGCACCGTTCTTGCTACTCTTTTCCACATTGAACCTTTTCGCTCCGCTGCTCAGCGTTCCAGCCATTTTGATCGCCACGCTGATTCTTTGGACGTGCGTTCTCGTCATGTTCCTGCTCACGATGAATCTACAGAGCGCCGCAACCATCCTGATCCGCGGCGCCACACCCCTGTTCTGGTCTCTGCAGGGATTGATCGATCTGTCCTCGAAGTTTTTGAACCTGTCGGGTAACTTCGTGGTTTATTTGATCTCCTCCGCGTTGCTCTTGTTTTTACTCTGGCACTTCGGACAGAGTCCGAAGAACTTCACGTCGTAATCCATCACGGTGTAACCTGTTTGTTTTTCAACGTTCCTCACCAGCTGCTTGACGAGCTGCTCGTCTATCTCCAGCACTTCACCACAGCTCTTGCATATCACGTGCTGGTGCACCGTCTCCGCATCCGGCGCGGCCAGTTCGTAGCGGTACACGCCTTCACCGAATTCGAGTCTCCTCAAGAAGCCGAGCTTGCTCAAAAGCTCCACGGTTCTGTAAACGGTCGCTTTGCTTATTCTGTACCTCTTCTCCAAAAGTTTCCTGTACACATCCTCCGCGCCGAGATGCCTTTCACCCGATTCGGCAAAGACCTTCAGCACGATCTCCCTCTGGGCGGTCATTCTATACTTCCTCGATCTCAGTTCTTTTCTCAGCGATTCGTAGAGCATGTTTTACCTCCCTTCACACGTTCATGACGGGCTTTATGTCTATCTTCCACCCGGTCACCTTCGCCGCCAGCCTGGCGTTCTGTCCACCCTTACCGATCGCTAAGGACAGCTGCGTCGGTGGTACCAGGACTCTGGCCGCTTTCCTTTCCGAATCGAGGATCTCAACACTCACAACCGAAGCGGGTGCGAGCGCGTTCGCGATGAGCTGTTTTGGATCGTCACTCCATTTGAACACGTCGACCTTCTCGCCTTTGAGTTCTTTCAAAACTGCGGCGATCCTGCTGCCACCCTCTCCGATGCACGCACCGACGGGATCCACCTGCGGGTTGGTCGAAATCACACCCACCTTGGTGCGGACACCGGGCTCCCTCGCGATGGCCTTCACCTGAACGATTCCGCTCTCGACTTCGGGAACCTCGAGCTTGAGAAGGCCTATGACGAACTCTGGAACGATCCGGCTCACCAAGATCTTCGGACCCTTCTTGTCCTTCACCACGTCCACGATGTAGACCTTGATCAGATCGCCCGGCCTGATCGTCTCACCGGGGATCCAGTCCCTCTTCAAAAGTCTCGTTTCGATCTTTCCCACCCTGATGTCCGCCCAGTCCGGCGTGACGCGCATCACCTCGCAGGTGGTCACGTCGCCGGCGAGCGCGGAGTAATGCTCGTACTGCCTTTCTTTCTCGAGTTCTCTTATCCTCTGTATCAACACCTGCTTGGCGGTCTGCGCGGCGATCCTGCCGAACTCCTTGACGTTTATCCTCTTGTAGACTTTCTTCCCAATGTCTGCCAGAGGATCGAGCTTTCGCGCCTCTTCGAGGCTCATCTGGGTCAGCTCGTCGGTCACGTTCTCCACCACGTCGAAAACCTGGTAGAGCTGTATGTCTCCCGTCATCCTGTCTATCTTGACCTCGACGTTCTTGCTCGTACCGAAGTTCTTCCTGTAAGCGCTCACGAGCGCTTTTTCCAGAATTTCTATCACTTCATCTTTCGAGATGCCC includes:
- a CDS encoding ComEC/Rec2 family competence protein; its protein translation is MKFFWLTAFVGLSTGVILSPVFPLTLLASLLLFFKKRYLIAFVVFFCLGNFLASVQRISGSCEIVGYATVERSNHVIATNVKVFSNGGWERILHSVKIYSEDIQAGEKFYAFGNLSFQFAYPALTMKADFASSTRYGNEGFEKLHSKLIDFKRRIVDFFRKNVPDYAEQLSTLVFSDPSFDASQAERVRKSGLAHLFAVSGLHVGIVYTLFDLLVSLFTHNLFVRRPLSTLLTFTFALMTGPSPSALRAATMLAVWNLFRSIDYPIEPLNLLGLVATMNLLFEPFVVLSPSFLMSYSAAATLVAIQERLRNLHGAIKNLLISLFAFAGVAPFLLLFSTLNLFAPLLSVPAILIATLILWTCVLVMFLLTMNLQSAATILIRGATPLFWSLQGLIDLSSKFLNLSGNFVVYLISSALLLFLLWHFGQSPKNFTS
- a CDS encoding Fur family transcriptional regulator, which gives rise to MLYESLRKELRSRKYRMTAQREIVLKVFAESGERHLGAEDVYRKLLEKRYRISKATVYRTVELLSKLGFLRRLEFGEGVYRYELAAPDAETVHQHVICKSCGEVLEIDEQLVKQLVRNVEKQTGYTVMDYDVKFFGLCPKCQSKNKSNAEEIK
- the nusA gene encoding transcription termination factor NusA, producing the protein MNLNLLEALEQLEEEKGISKDEVIEILEKALVSAYRKNFGTSKNVEVKIDRMTGDIQLYQVFDVVENVTDELTQMSLEEARKLDPLADIGKKVYKRINVKEFGRIAAQTAKQVLIQRIRELEKERQYEHYSALAGDVTTCEVMRVTPDWADIRVGKIETRLLKRDWIPGETIRPGDLIKVYIVDVVKDKKGPKILVSRIVPEFVIGLLKLEVPEVESGIVQVKAIAREPGVRTKVGVISTNPQVDPVGACIGEGGSRIAAVLKELKGEKVDVFKWSDDPKQLIANALAPASVVSVEILDSERKAARVLVPPTQLSLAIGKGGQNARLAAKVTGWKIDIKPVMNV